The following nucleotide sequence is from Granulicella aggregans.
CGCGCACAGAGAAGCCCCTTACCGCTGCCGATACTACTTTCCTCCGCCAGCAGGCGCTTCTGCTCTGGCGCTACTACGCAGAGTTCGGCGACGAGAAGAACCACTGGCTTATCCCCGACAACGTGGAAGAGAAAGATACGCTCCAGGTCCTCAAGCTCTCGCCGACCAACCTCGGCATGCTCTTCAACGCCCGCCAGGCGGCGTACGAGTTCGGCTTCATCACGTTGCCGGAGTATGCCTCCGCGTCGCTCGGCACCCTTGCGACATACGACCGACTCGAGAAGAACCACGGCCACATCTACAACTGGTACGACATCGAAACGCTCTCCGCGATTCCGCCGTTTACCGTCTCCGCCGTCGATAGCGGAAACCTCGCTGCGGGGCTTTACACGCTCCATGCAGGAGCCGTGGACCTGCTCAAGCGTCCCGTGCTCTCGCCTGCCTCGTTCGCCGGCATCCACCTTATGCAGGATTGGGTGGCTGGCTCGAACTCCCATAAGTCGCACAAGGGTGAAGAGGCGAACGCGCTCCGCGCACTCACCCAGGATCTCTTCGCGATGCCTGACTCCATTGGGTCCCACTCGTCTGAGACCGCGTGGATCGCCGCAGAATGCAGCCGCCGAATCGTCGCGCTGCGCAACTTCATTGAAAGTTATGCGCCGTGGCGTCTGCCGGAGTTCGAGCCGCTCTTCGAGTCAGCCTCTTTAGGCACCGAGATCGACTCGAAGTCACCAGCGCTTGAGAACGCCGCCGCCTACGCCCAAACCATCCAGGCTAAGCTCGAAGAAGCCTGCTGCAACTTCGCATTGGGATCGCCCCTTGGCGAACTGGCTAACAAACTGAAGGCGCTCATCCCCACAGCCGACCGCAACCTTCGCGCGCTCCACGCAGACATCCTCGCCGTGGCCAATCAGGCCCAGGCGCACGCCGAGGCCATGGAATATGGCTTCCTGCTGGTCGAAGAGCGCCAGCTGCTCTCCATCGGTTACGACGGCCCCACCGAGAAGCTCCACTCCGCCTGTTACGACCTGCTCGCCTCCGAGGCCCGCATTGCGAGCTTCCTCGCCGTCGCCAAAGGCGACATTCCGCAGCAGTCGTGGTTCCGGCTCGACCGCTCGCATGTTCTGGTGAAGGGCCGCGCCTGCCTCCTATCGTGGACGGGCACCATGTTCGAGTACATGATGCCCGCACTGTGGATGAAGAACTTTCCCAACACGCTCATCTACCGCTCGCTCGAGTCCGCCGTGCAGATCCAGCGCGACCACGTCAAGAAATTCCCCGGCCACATGCCATGGGGCATCTCCGAATCGGGCTTCGCCGAAACGGATTCCATTGGACGCTACGGATATCAGGCCTGGGGCATCCCTTCGCTTGCATTGAAGTATGGCGCTGAAGACGGCCCCGTCATCGCACCCTATGCGACGTTTCTGGCGCTGCCCATCCTGCGCGGCGAAGCCATCGCCAACCTCCGCCGTATGGCCATGCAAGGCTGGGTCGGAGCCTACGGCTTCTACGAAGCGGCGGACTACACCGCAGACCGTGAACCACGGCTTGTCAGGTCATGGATGGCCCACCACCAGGGCATGTCGCTGCTGGCGCTCACCAATCTGCTCTGCGACAACATCTTCCAGCGCTGGTTCCACGCCAATCCGCGCGTGAAGGCGTCAGAGCTTCTCCTCCATGAGAAAGCTCTAAGCAAAGACACGCTGAAGTCGCTGAAGGAACGCCAGATCCCAGCAGCATAATCAGGCCGGCACAAAAGCACGGGTGCCCCATCCATTCGGGGCCTCCTTGCGAATGGGTGGGATGCAATGATTCCCCAGCGGTAACGCTTGCCTCCCTAAAGCCGATAACCTCTCCATGGAGAGCCCCGCGGCAGCAGCGGTCCAGACAAATCAGAGGCCACCGGCTCTGTCCATCCCGCCTGTAGCTAACGACCTCCGCGCCGGCAAGCACCTCGTCTTCCGCCTCGCCAGCGAGGACTTCAGCATCCGCGTCGCCAGCGTGCAGGAGATCCTTGGCATCATGGAGATCACCTCCGTCCCGCAGACGCCGCTCTCCGTCAAGGGCGTCATCAACCTGCGCGGCCGCGTGATTCCCGTCGTAGACCTCCGGCTTCGCCTCGGCTTCCCCGCGCAGGCCTACGCGGAGCAGACCTGCATCGTCGTCGTTCGAACCCGGCCCGCAGGCTTCGATCTCCTCACCGGCATCATCGTCGACGAGGTATCGGAGGTCGTCAACATCCTCGCCGAAGATGTTCAGGACACCCCGGACTTCGGCGCCTCGATCCCATCTCCCTTTCTTCTTGGCATGGCCCGCATCAACGACAAGGTAAGAATCCTTCTCGACATCGATGAGGTGCTCAAGGGCCACGATATCGCAGGACAGCCTTGATGCCTGAAGACCTCACGCCCAACGACCTCGACCTCCCATCGCAGGAACCCGGCGACATGAGCGCCTATACCGCCGACCCGGCGATGCTCACCGACTTCATCGTCGAGGTCCGCGAGCACCTCACCTCGATCGAAGAAAAGATCCTCCACATCGAGAGCACCGGCGCGGACTCCGGCGACATCAACGCCGCCTTTCGTGTCTTCCATACGATCAAGGGACTCGCCGGCTTCCTCGAGCTTTCGGATATTCAGCAAGTCGCGCATGAAGTAGAGACCCTGCTCGATCTTGGCCGCTCCCGCAAACTTGCTTCGCTCTCATCGATAGCCGATGTCGTCCTGCAATCGATGGACTTCATCCGCGCCGAGACCGACCGGCTCGAACTCGTAGCAACCTCCGATGGAGTCGTCCCCGAGCCTGCCCCATCTCTTGTATCTGCAGACACGATCATTCAGAAGATTCGCGCGACCGCCTCCTCATCGCAAGAGAGCAGTGAAGAACATCAACCGTCCGCAGCAGGAGATGCGCCCTCCGCGCACGACATCCGATTACCCGAGACCCAGCCCAGCTCCGCTAAGCAAGAGTCCACTCGCAACTCCTCCCTCCGTGTCGAGACCGCCAAGCTCGATCACTTGATGAACATGATCGGCGAGCTCGTCATCGCACAGACCCTCATCAGCCACAACCCGCGACTCCTCGGCTTGCAAGACTCCCGTCTCACCGGCGATCTCGCCCTGCTCACCCGCGTCACCACAGAGGTTCAGCGCATCACCACCAGCATGCGCATGGTGCCCATCGGGACTCAGTTTCACCGCACCGCGCGGCTCATCCGCGACCTCTCCCGCCAGGTCGGCAAGCGCATCGCTCTATCTACCGTTGGCGAAGAGACCGAGCTCGACAAGACCATCGCCGAAGAGCTCGCTGACCCGTTGCTGCACATGGTCCGCAACTCCATCGATCACGGCATCGAAATCCCTGAACAGCGCATCGCCGTAGGCAAAGATCCGACCGCCAACATCCGCCTCGCCGCATATCACACAGCCGGCCAGATCGTCGTCCAGGTCTCGGACGACGGACGCGGCCTCGACCGCAATCGCATCCTCGCGAAAGCGACGGAGCGCGGCCTCGTCCGCCCCGGCGCTCAGCTCACCGACACCGAAGTCTATCTGCTCATCTTCGAGCCCGGCTTCTCCACGGCAGAGGCAGTCACCGGCCTCTCCGGCCGTGGTGTCGGAATGGATGTCGTGAAGAAGCACGTCGAAAAACTCCGCGGTCGCATCGATATCCAATCGGAGCCAGGCAAGGGAGCCACCTTCTTCCTCCGGCTGCCGCTGACACTCGCCATCATCGAAGGCCTCGTCGTCTGCGTCGGAGACAACCGCTACATCGTTCCGATGTTTTCCATCCTCGAGATCCTTCGACCGGATGAATCTTCGCTATCGACGGTTCAGGGCAACGGTGAGATGGCGACCGTGCGTGGCATCCTGCTACCCATCGTGCGGCTGCACGAGCGATTCAACCTTGTCTCCAGCACACGACAACTAACCGAAGGCATGTTGATCGTCTCGCAGAGCGAAGGCAAACGCTTCTGCCTCTTTGTAGACGATGTGCTCGGCAAGCAGGAGGTTGTCATCAAGACCCTCGGTGCAACCTTCAAAGACGTTGCCGGTCTAGCGGGATGCGCTGTCCTCTCCGATGGCCGCGTAGGTCTGATCCTCGATGTCCACGCCATCTATCGAACGCCGCCCATTCAGGCCTTCGCGCACCTGGGCGCTCAAGCATCCACGGCGTCTGCCGATAACCACACCCAAGGGGTGGATTGAGATGAGGGATACCGTTCTGATCGTCGATGACTCGGCGATGATGCGAAAGATTGTGTTGCGCGCCCTCTCAGTGGCTGGTCTGGAGTTCAACTCGGTCCTCGAGGCCGCCGATGGCAACGAAGGTCTCGAAGTCCTCAAGTCCAACAAGGTTCAGCTCATCATGTGCGACATCAACATGCCCGGCATGAACGGCCTCGACATGCTCCGCGCCATGCGAACGCAAAATATCGGCGCGGGAATACCGGTGGTCATGGTCACCACAGAGAGTTCTGCCGAGCGCGTCCGAGAGGCCGTCGCCGCCGGTGCCAGCGGGTACATCCGCAAGCCATTTTCTCCAGAACAGGTCAAGCTGAAGGTAATCCCTCTGCTCGCCGCCTAGCCTTTGAAGAACCGCCGTTGAGGAAGCTCTGATGACGCGACCCGAACCCGCTGTCCCGGCCACGGAACTCTTCAGCCACGACAACCTTCTGCGGATGGACGAGACGGTGAAAGAGGTCTTCGGCACCATGCTCGGCATGGACGTTGCCACCCGCCCCTGCCCTCTCTGCGAGGAAGACTGCATCCACGGCCCGCACACCGCCCACATCGGATTCGAGGGCGTCATCTCCGGCCACTGCGAGATCCATCTCAGCCGCAACGCGTCTGCTGCCATCGCCAGCGCCATGCTCGGCGGCGTTGAAGTCGACGCCCAAAGCGACGCCGTCTGCGATGCCGTAGGCGAGCTCTGCAACATGCTCGCCGGCGGTTGGAAAGACCGGCTCCCCAGCCTCTCTGCGGAATGCCACATCACCGTTCCGGTGAGAAGCTGCGATCTTCATAAGCACGATCCCGGCAGCCAACCAATCCAGGCCGCAGCGGAGCTTCAGGTCAGCCATCGCTCCTACACCTTCGGCGGCCAACACCTGCTCGAACTTACGCTGGCGCGAGCACGCTAGCCCGAATCTCTCGATCTAACGCAGATAGATCACGCCGCCCTTCATCACGAACTTCACTGACTTCGTCACCGCGATATCCTTCACCGGATCACCTGGAACAGCGATGATGTCCGCGAAGTATCCTGCCTTCAACTGGCCAATCTCCGCATCCCAGCCAAGCAGCTTCGCGCCATTCAGTACGTCCGCCTGCAACACAGCCAGCGGAGCCATCCCATACTGCACCATCAGCTCAAGTTCCCGCGCCTGAGTCCCATGCGGGAACGGCCCGACGTCGCTCCCCACAGCCATCGGCACGCCCGCCGCGAGCTGCTTCTTGAACTCCTCCGCATGGATCGCCTGCAGCTTACGTTCCCTCGCCGCTCCCTCGGGAGTGGATGCGTGATCGGCGAAGTACTCCGTAATGGTGAAGGTCGGCACCGCGTAGATGCCCTTGGCCTTCATCGCCGCCATGGTCGCATCGCTCAACTGGTACGCATGATCGACCGACACCACACCCGCCGCCACCGCATATCCTGTCCCCGGCTCGCCCGTCGCATGAACTGCAACATGCGTTCCCTGCCGCGCCGTCTCTGTTATTGCCGCCTCAAGCTGCGCCGTCGTGTACTGATACGGCGTATGGAACTTACCATCAACCTCGGAGTCCTTGCCCGTCTCGTAGATCTTGATGAAGTCCGCGCCACCCTTTAGCTCTTCACGAACCACGCGCACCAGGTCATCCGCCGAATCCGCATACGTCGCATTCGACATCACCTTCTGTTCCGGGTTGAAGCCGATTGCATCCTCATGCCCGCCCGTGATGTCGATTGCATTTCCGCTGACGCGCATCCGTGGCCCCGGAATCATCCCCGAGTTGATCGCGTGGCGCACCGCTGAGTCCGCTGAGCCGGCTCCCTCGGTACCCATATCGCGCTCTGCGGTGAAGCCCGCCATCAGGTCCGCCTTCGCAGCGCTCGCGGCGATCAAAGTCCGCTTAGGAACGCTCTCTTCCACCGTCTGCAAGTCTTCGTCGCCCGGATGCAGGAACAGGTGCACGTGCGCGTCGATCAAGCCTGGCATCAACGTCTTGTCGCCAAGGTCGATGACCTCCGCCCCATCCGGTCGCGCCACCTTTGTTCCGACTTCAACGATGCGGTCCCCACGAACGAGGATCTCGCCCGGCGTTGTCATCGTTCCCGCTGCAACATCTAGCAAGCGCGCCGCATGGAGCACCACTACCTGCTTCGGTTCAGCAAGCTGCGCATACGCAGCCGACACCGTAAGGCCGGAAAACACGATTGCCGTAAACAAAGTTTTCATCGTGCAAGCAGAATACAGTGAAGCGCCTACTCGAACACTGGCGTCAGCAGCCGCACCAGTTGCTCCGGCTCCGCCAGGAACGCGTCGTGCCCATGCACCGACGCCATCTCGCGATAGTCGCACTTCGCTCCCGCCGCGCGAATAATCGCGGCGAGTGACCGTATATCCTCCGGCGGAAAAAGCCAGTCCGTCGAGATGCCCACCAGCGTCAGGTGCGCGGTGATCCGGCTGTAAGCCACAAAGGGCGACTCGTGGCCGCGCACCGGGTCGAACGTATCCATCGTCCGGGTGATCGCGATGTAGGAATTCGCATCGAACCGGCGGTTGAA
It contains:
- a CDS encoding chemotaxis protein CheW, encoding MESPAAAAVQTNQRPPALSIPPVANDLRAGKHLVFRLASEDFSIRVASVQEILGIMEITSVPQTPLSVKGVINLRGRVIPVVDLRLRLGFPAQAYAEQTCIVVVRTRPAGFDLLTGIIVDEVSEVVNILAEDVQDTPDFGASIPSPFLLGMARINDKVRILLDIDEVLKGHDIAGQP
- a CDS encoding chemotaxis protein CheA; the encoded protein is MPEDLTPNDLDLPSQEPGDMSAYTADPAMLTDFIVEVREHLTSIEEKILHIESTGADSGDINAAFRVFHTIKGLAGFLELSDIQQVAHEVETLLDLGRSRKLASLSSIADVVLQSMDFIRAETDRLELVATSDGVVPEPAPSLVSADTIIQKIRATASSSQESSEEHQPSAAGDAPSAHDIRLPETQPSSAKQESTRNSSLRVETAKLDHLMNMIGELVIAQTLISHNPRLLGLQDSRLTGDLALLTRVTTEVQRITTSMRMVPIGTQFHRTARLIRDLSRQVGKRIALSTVGEETELDKTIAEELADPLLHMVRNSIDHGIEIPEQRIAVGKDPTANIRLAAYHTAGQIVVQVSDDGRGLDRNRILAKATERGLVRPGAQLTDTEVYLLIFEPGFSTAEAVTGLSGRGVGMDVVKKHVEKLRGRIDIQSEPGKGATFFLRLPLTLAIIEGLVVCVGDNRYIVPMFSILEILRPDESSLSTVQGNGEMATVRGILLPIVRLHERFNLVSSTRQLTEGMLIVSQSEGKRFCLFVDDVLGKQEVVIKTLGATFKDVAGLAGCAVLSDGRVGLILDVHAIYRTPPIQAFAHLGAQASTASADNHTQGVD
- a CDS encoding response regulator — translated: MRDTVLIVDDSAMMRKIVLRALSVAGLEFNSVLEAADGNEGLEVLKSNKVQLIMCDINMPGMNGLDMLRAMRTQNIGAGIPVVMVTTESSAERVREAVAAGASGYIRKPFSPEQVKLKVIPLLAA
- a CDS encoding chemotaxis protein CheX, which encodes MTRPEPAVPATELFSHDNLLRMDETVKEVFGTMLGMDVATRPCPLCEEDCIHGPHTAHIGFEGVISGHCEIHLSRNASAAIASAMLGGVEVDAQSDAVCDAVGELCNMLAGGWKDRLPSLSAECHITVPVRSCDLHKHDPGSQPIQAAAELQVSHRSYTFGGQHLLELTLARAR
- a CDS encoding metal-dependent hydrolase family protein, whose amino-acid sequence is MKTLFTAIVFSGLTVSAAYAQLAEPKQVVVLHAARLLDVAAGTMTTPGEILVRGDRIVEVGTKVARPDGAEVIDLGDKTLMPGLIDAHVHLFLHPGDEDLQTVEESVPKRTLIAASAAKADLMAGFTAERDMGTEGAGSADSAVRHAINSGMIPGPRMRVSGNAIDITGGHEDAIGFNPEQKVMSNATYADSADDLVRVVREELKGGADFIKIYETGKDSEVDGKFHTPYQYTTAQLEAAITETARQGTHVAVHATGEPGTGYAVAAGVVSVDHAYQLSDATMAAMKAKGIYAVPTFTITEYFADHASTPEGAARERKLQAIHAEEFKKQLAAGVPMAVGSDVGPFPHGTQARELELMVQYGMAPLAVLQADVLNGAKLLGWDAEIGQLKAGYFADIIAVPGDPVKDIAVTKSVKFVMKGGVIYLR